One Sulfolobus sp. S-194 DNA segment encodes these proteins:
- a CDS encoding globin domain-containing protein — protein sequence MQVEIKSDTIKVVKNTLPILETKGEIIAKRMYEILFTKYPETKELFKNAPSNQHQKLANLIYLYAVNIENIEKINKILDIVARSHVRAGVKPEHYPLVGESLLQAIKEILNPPENVLKAWEDAYNNLANMLIEKEKKII from the coding sequence ATGCAAGTCGAGATAAAAAGTGATACTATAAAAGTAGTTAAAAATACATTACCTATACTAGAAACTAAAGGAGAAATAATAGCTAAAAGAATGTATGAAATACTTTTCACTAAATATCCAGAAACTAAAGAATTATTCAAAAATGCTCCATCTAATCAACATCAGAAATTAGCAAACCTAATTTATTTATATGCTGTTAACATAGAAAATATAGAGAAGATTAATAAGATATTAGACATAGTAGCTAGAAGTCATGTAAGAGCAGGTGTGAAACCAGAACACTATCCATTAGTTGGGGAATCGTTATTGCAAGCAATAAAAGAAATATTAAACCCACCAGAAAATGTGTTAAAAGCCTGGGAAGACGCATATAATAATTTAGCAAATATGTTAATAGAAAAAGAAAAAAAAATTATATAA